In Mycobacterium sp. Aquia_216, a genomic segment contains:
- a CDS encoding alpha/beta fold hydrolase, producing MPSTASTVEHRMPLNGGAISYTQSGTGPVVLLIHGLGGTRRTWQPLIPGLARTHTVIAPDLPGHGLSDPPTGDYSLGTHACAMRDLLLTLGHPRAAIVGHSLGGGVALQVAYQFPQRIERVVLISSGGLGAEVTPMLRAAALRGADTVIARLSTMPAPLAQRLFGFLPTLIGNSDARVLADVLRGLTDDQQRRAFLHTARIVIHRRGLAVGAGHQLGVLREIPLLVAWGINDKTIAPRHHRAFAKRIPHAVTAQISDAGHYPHETAPAQLLSAMQTFLAATQPSRCVENRRVRLLSSPEPVDTRHPANPPRDAPSSDYRVRQ from the coding sequence ATGCCTTCGACAGCCTCGACGGTGGAACACCGGATGCCGCTGAACGGCGGTGCGATCTCATACACCCAGTCCGGAACCGGACCGGTGGTACTCCTCATCCATGGTTTGGGCGGCACCCGCCGCACCTGGCAGCCCTTGATCCCCGGCTTGGCGCGAACCCACACGGTGATCGCGCCCGATCTTCCTGGCCATGGCCTGTCCGACCCGCCAACTGGGGACTATTCGCTGGGCACGCATGCCTGCGCGATGCGCGACCTACTGCTCACGCTGGGCCATCCTCGGGCAGCCATCGTCGGCCATAGCCTAGGGGGCGGTGTCGCGCTTCAGGTCGCTTATCAATTTCCGCAACGCATCGAGCGCGTCGTCCTTATCAGCAGCGGTGGTCTTGGCGCCGAAGTCACACCCATGCTGCGGGCAGCTGCCCTACGCGGCGCGGACACCGTCATCGCTAGGCTCAGCACGATGCCGGCCCCGCTCGCCCAACGATTGTTCGGGTTCTTACCGACGTTGATCGGAAACTCGGACGCCCGCGTGCTCGCCGACGTGCTCCGCGGGTTGACGGACGACCAGCAACGACGAGCATTCCTGCACACGGCGCGCATCGTCATCCACCGGCGGGGGCTGGCGGTCGGAGCCGGCCACCAACTGGGTGTGCTGCGGGAGATCCCGCTGCTAGTCGCCTGGGGTATCAACGACAAAACCATCGCCCCGCGCCACCACCGTGCCTTCGCGAAACGTATCCCCCACGCCGTGACCGCGCAGATCTCAGACGCGGGGCACTATCCGCACGAGACCGCTCCGGCACAGCTGCTTTCTGCGATGCAAACCTTCCTGGCCGCGACCCAGCCGTCCCGTTGCGTCGAGAACAGGCGGGTACGGCTGCTTTCCTCCCCCGAGCCGGTTGACACCCGCCACCCTGCGAACCCGCCCAGGGATGCCCCTTCCTCCGACTATCGGGTGCGGCAGTGA
- a CDS encoding class I SAM-dependent methyltransferase has protein sequence MTDPWILYTEEMDQVDGWFYQADVELFGNLLALQTAEDIRGDLLEIGAYQGKSAILMGYGLRDEEELVICDLFGAVMDHADIARAPRQEYSGLEQQQFLTNWDRFHTRRPTLEVCESSELDLKDRILRFSHIDGCHSYQCVAKDISLTVTHTAKRGVIALDDYRGVQTPGVAAAVWQAVGNGLLFPFAATYTKIYACTSAADQKYWLERVRDQRDNVYFPDFELPSYRSITAAQLRDSTGEH, from the coding sequence ATGACCGATCCCTGGATCCTCTATACCGAGGAGATGGACCAGGTCGACGGCTGGTTCTATCAGGCCGACGTTGAGCTCTTCGGCAATTTGCTGGCTCTCCAGACAGCCGAGGACATCAGGGGCGACTTGCTGGAGATCGGCGCATACCAGGGCAAGTCCGCCATCTTGATGGGATACGGCCTCCGGGACGAGGAAGAACTGGTGATCTGCGATCTGTTCGGAGCCGTGATGGATCACGCCGACATCGCGCGGGCCCCGCGCCAGGAGTACTCGGGCCTGGAGCAGCAGCAATTCCTGACCAACTGGGATCGGTTCCATACTCGCCGGCCCACGCTGGAAGTCTGCGAATCATCAGAGCTCGATCTCAAAGACCGCATACTCCGCTTCAGCCACATCGACGGCTGTCACAGCTACCAGTGCGTTGCCAAGGACATCAGCCTCACCGTGACTCACACCGCCAAGCGGGGCGTGATCGCGCTGGACGACTATCGCGGCGTCCAAACCCCCGGCGTGGCCGCGGCCGTCTGGCAGGCAGTGGGCAATGGCTTGTTGTTTCCCTTCGCGGCGACGTACACGAAGATCTACGCCTGCACGTCGGCCGCTGATCAGAAGTACTGGTTGGAGCGGGTGCGCGATCAGCGCGACAACGTGTACTTTCCCGACTTCGAATTGCCGTCATACCGCAGCATCACGGCGGCGCAACTTCGCGACTCGACCGGTGAGCACTAA
- a CDS encoding glycosyltransferase, translated as MRFLLASLGSRGDIEPCATIGRELHRRGHDVCMAVPPNFLGFVESVGLTAVGHGPDQVLHNAEIERKYGKTPHPTTAAWEVFTHLAQLWPELGDSLKSLADGADLLLTDASEQGLAANVAEYYDIPQAALHIFPLEPENAGPLVTNNAEAAQRRALGLPELAAPRTRRPLEIQAYDELFFPGLAAEWKKYDLRRPFVGGLTLALPAEADDDVSSWIAAGTPPIYFGFGSSVRLPSAAETVAVIGAACGQLGERALICSGSSDFTNVPHFDHVKVVGTVNHAAVFPVCRAAVHHAGPGTTFAGIRAGIPTLALSVSVDQPLWANAVTHLGVGFGRPFFEATLDTLVADLRSILNPQCVTRTREVAAQMATPAESATAAADLLEHAARLGHVD; from the coding sequence ATGAGATTTCTGCTGGCAAGTTTGGGAAGTCGGGGCGATATCGAGCCGTGCGCGACCATCGGTCGGGAGCTGCATCGTCGAGGTCATGACGTATGCATGGCGGTCCCGCCTAACTTTCTCGGCTTCGTCGAGTCGGTGGGGCTTACCGCGGTCGGCCACGGCCCGGACCAGGTCCTTCACAACGCGGAGATCGAGCGCAAATACGGCAAGACGCCGCATCCCACGACGGCGGCGTGGGAAGTCTTCACCCATCTCGCCCAACTCTGGCCGGAGTTGGGAGACTCACTGAAGTCGCTGGCAGACGGGGCCGACTTGCTCTTGACGGACGCCAGCGAACAAGGGCTGGCCGCAAACGTCGCGGAGTACTACGACATCCCGCAGGCCGCGCTGCACATCTTCCCACTAGAGCCGGAAAATGCGGGTCCGCTGGTCACCAACAACGCTGAAGCAGCCCAGCGCCGGGCGCTAGGTCTGCCCGAGTTAGCGGCCCCTCGGACGCGGCGCCCCCTGGAGATCCAGGCCTACGACGAACTATTCTTCCCCGGGCTGGCAGCGGAATGGAAGAAATACGACCTACGGCGGCCTTTCGTTGGTGGCTTGACGCTGGCGTTGCCGGCGGAGGCCGACGATGACGTCTCGTCGTGGATTGCCGCAGGGACGCCGCCGATCTACTTCGGCTTCGGCAGCAGCGTGCGACTTCCATCTGCTGCTGAGACCGTCGCGGTGATCGGCGCGGCGTGCGGGCAGTTAGGCGAGCGGGCCTTGATTTGCAGTGGTTCGAGTGATTTCACCAATGTCCCGCATTTCGACCACGTAAAGGTCGTGGGCACGGTGAATCACGCGGCCGTCTTCCCGGTTTGCCGCGCGGCCGTCCACCATGCCGGACCCGGCACCACGTTCGCAGGTATACGCGCCGGAATTCCTACGCTGGCCCTTTCGGTCTCGGTCGATCAGCCACTGTGGGCCAATGCGGTCACCCACCTTGGAGTCGGCTTTGGGCGGCCCTTCTTTGAGGCAACACTGGATACGCTGGTCGCCGACCTGCGCTCCATTCTTAATCCACAATGCGTCACTCGAACCCGTGAGGTCGCCGCCCAAATGGCCACTCCCGCCGAAAGTGCCACTGCTGCCGCCGATCTCCTCGAACATGCCGCCCGTCTCGGGCACGTTGACTGA
- a CDS encoding UDP-glucuronic acid decarboxylase family protein, which yields MTALVAGAAGFLGSHLCDRLRRDGIEVLGLDNLYTGRHENIEHLEEDPGFNFVEHDIIQPIGVAATGPLDVIFNLACPGSPRAYQRDPLFTLETNFVGTRNLLELARETGAVILQASTSEIYGDPTIHPQVESYWGNANCFGVRGCYEEGKRVAETLMLEYARRYDVRIKVVRIFNTYGPRMAPEDGRIISTFIVQALRGESITVFGDGTQTRSFCYVDDLVDGLVKMAASEPSFTGPVNLGSHAEHSVLEIARIIKEMTGSSSSTVFEALPPDDPRKRKPDIALAESRLGWRPRIPFEVGAARTIEYFRASPAGASHGTL from the coding sequence GTGACAGCCCTCGTCGCGGGCGCTGCCGGGTTCTTGGGTTCCCACCTGTGCGATCGTCTTCGTCGCGACGGCATCGAGGTTCTCGGGCTGGACAACCTCTACACCGGCAGGCACGAAAACATCGAGCACCTCGAGGAAGATCCGGGGTTCAACTTTGTCGAGCACGACATCATCCAGCCGATAGGCGTGGCCGCGACGGGCCCGCTGGACGTCATCTTCAACCTGGCTTGCCCGGGGTCCCCGCGCGCCTACCAGCGCGATCCCCTGTTCACCCTTGAGACGAACTTCGTCGGGACGAGAAACCTCCTCGAACTGGCGCGCGAGACGGGGGCCGTCATTCTGCAAGCTTCCACCAGCGAGATCTACGGGGATCCCACGATCCATCCCCAGGTCGAGAGTTACTGGGGCAACGCCAACTGCTTCGGCGTGCGGGGCTGCTACGAGGAGGGCAAACGAGTCGCGGAGACGCTGATGCTCGAGTATGCGCGTCGCTACGACGTCAGAATCAAGGTCGTCCGCATTTTCAATACGTACGGTCCGAGGATGGCACCGGAGGACGGCCGAATCATCTCCACATTTATCGTCCAGGCGCTGCGGGGAGAGTCGATCACCGTCTTCGGGGACGGCACCCAGACCCGTTCCTTTTGTTATGTAGACGATCTCGTTGACGGGCTCGTGAAGATGGCCGCGAGCGAACCCTCCTTCACAGGACCAGTTAACCTGGGCAGCCACGCCGAACATTCCGTCCTTGAGATCGCAAGAATTATCAAGGAGATGACCGGATCCTCCTCGTCGACCGTCTTCGAGGCCCTGCCGCCGGACGACCCGAGGAAGCGCAAGCCGGACATCGCACTCGCCGAGTCCAGGCTCGGCTGGCGTCCACGAATCCCTTTCGAAGTGGGGGCCGCCCGGACTATCGAGTACTTCCGAGCCTCACCAGCTGGCGCTTCTCACGGCACACTGTGA
- a CDS encoding restriction endonuclease, whose translation MKTAFAFLPLYFGLLLGFFAHRVSVGLAGAACGLLFAALIQPAYRRSRRRLRTDAGIREIDAMEGVEFEDYVATRMQRAGWRVSFTPAVGDYGVDLIAEKDGQYAAIQCKRHGKTVGIAAVQQVVAGARHHGCTRSIVVSNQEFTAAAKQLAYTHGCQLIGRKALRSWVPAPTGKAALPQRRWGKQVRSLADP comes from the coding sequence ATGAAAACGGCGTTCGCCTTTCTCCCGCTCTACTTCGGGCTGCTCCTTGGTTTCTTCGCGCATCGCGTCTCAGTGGGCCTAGCAGGAGCTGCTTGCGGCCTGCTTTTCGCGGCTTTGATACAACCGGCCTACCGTCGGTCGCGGCGGCGACTGCGGACGGATGCGGGCATCAGGGAGATTGACGCGATGGAGGGCGTGGAGTTTGAAGACTATGTCGCCACACGTATGCAGCGCGCAGGCTGGCGGGTCAGCTTCACCCCTGCCGTCGGCGACTACGGCGTCGACCTGATCGCGGAAAAGGACGGCCAGTATGCGGCGATCCAGTGCAAGCGGCACGGCAAAACGGTGGGTATCGCCGCCGTCCAGCAGGTGGTGGCGGGCGCGCGTCATCACGGGTGTACGCGAAGCATCGTGGTGAGCAATCAGGAGTTCACCGCTGCCGCAAAGCAATTGGCCTACACCCATGGTTGTCAATTGATTGGCCGCAAAGCTTTGCGAAGCTGGGTCCCCGCGCCCACGGGAAAGGCGGCGCTCCCGCAACGACGTTGGGGTAAACAAGTTCGGTCTCTGGCCGACCCGTGA
- a CDS encoding RNA 2'-phosphotransferase — MADELDVDLVALHVASNQVLNAIGEAAVDFVGHEDGLADAAPGWIGSSQLALAQVAARWEARHSQHKLVVGGLGTHVAEAMIGYAKNEDASARALKSVQK; from the coding sequence GTGGCTGACGAATTGGATGTCGATCTCGTTGCGCTGCACGTGGCGAGCAACCAGGTGCTGAATGCGATCGGTGAGGCCGCGGTGGACTTCGTCGGCCACGAGGACGGCTTAGCCGACGCTGCCCCGGGGTGGATTGGCTCCTCGCAGCTGGCGTTGGCTCAGGTCGCGGCCCGGTGGGAGGCCCGCCACAGCCAACACAAGCTCGTAGTGGGCGGTTTGGGTACGCACGTCGCCGAGGCGATGATCGGTTACGCCAAGAACGAGGACGCTTCGGCCCGCGCTCTCAAGTCGGTGCAGAAGTAG
- a CDS encoding TNT domain-containing protein (This protein contains a domain related to Tuberculosis Necrotizing Toxin, which is the C-terminal effector domain of outer membrane channel protein CpnT, and which has a lethal NAD+-glycohydrolase activity.), whose protein sequence is MGSLTPADVKRWDLNAIHTVFETASGRANTLQHLGDSLQQAHNVLADWQGEAGDAFRGDVGKIRRDIEADGAESKQVAAAVSRAEADVSACKRELDDVERAAQANGWFITPDWRIDVGAAGIPANRIDLATQLQILQGELNTCKVHAHTADHELATAIGAAVGAVPLDAAGSPGGAAPPQGQPQTWKDMLMPPGAAEAPPAGVPPSDPSAPAVPGGKPKTWRDMLLPAGAADPGQDGVPPKGSPTPVAAGPGGIPPKGPSAPAGAGGQPRTLRDMLLPAGGVPLPQPSPAEMENARAIARRAMIADGVPPDQVEAKLDDLVAGAQRWIDEGGIPPYIAPEPKPPPPPGFGEGFADRWFATEQGIHNLLGVGGPGAPGVFQSWQQMLSGTVETALNPAGAAIGEAQNALNSPSPAYFLGGKAADGAIALPGLLFGGEGAAVRAGLPAETVTAGGAPLAVVRGWHPTGGMPWEDFASQFGTPELRSYPLNDGFPSGYVPQPAHLPEGTIIDRFGSPHGRYLAPDGTPFADRALAPESVGGDYNRYMVTGKPLPPGWQVVEGPVQPYYGQTPSTGSRQYMVLGPDGVKPSVWELVRLGILDEYGPPLGR, encoded by the coding sequence GTGGGGTCGCTGACTCCTGCGGACGTCAAGCGCTGGGATCTCAACGCGATCCACACGGTGTTCGAGACGGCCAGCGGACGCGCTAATACGTTGCAGCACTTGGGGGATAGCCTGCAACAAGCCCACAATGTTCTCGCCGACTGGCAAGGTGAGGCCGGGGACGCGTTTCGCGGCGACGTGGGCAAGATCCGCCGCGACATCGAGGCGGACGGCGCGGAATCCAAGCAGGTGGCGGCGGCGGTGTCGCGGGCCGAGGCCGACGTGAGCGCGTGCAAGCGTGAGCTGGACGACGTCGAACGAGCCGCCCAGGCTAACGGGTGGTTCATCACGCCCGACTGGCGAATCGACGTCGGTGCGGCCGGGATCCCCGCCAATCGAATCGACCTCGCCACCCAGCTGCAGATATTGCAGGGCGAGCTCAACACCTGCAAGGTGCACGCTCACACCGCCGACCACGAACTTGCCACCGCGATCGGCGCTGCCGTCGGTGCCGTCCCGCTCGATGCCGCCGGATCCCCAGGCGGTGCCGCACCGCCGCAAGGGCAGCCGCAGACCTGGAAAGACATGTTGATGCCACCTGGCGCCGCAGAGGCTCCGCCGGCCGGTGTCCCTCCGAGTGATCCATCGGCTCCCGCGGTGCCAGGAGGCAAGCCAAAGACTTGGCGAGACATGCTGCTGCCGGCTGGCGCCGCCGATCCTGGGCAGGATGGTGTTCCGCCAAAGGGTTCGCCGACTCCCGTGGCCGCCGGGCCGGGCGGGATTCCCCCGAAGGGTCCGTCGGCTCCTGCGGGTGCTGGCGGCCAGCCGCGGACGTTGAGAGACATGCTCTTGCCCGCCGGCGGCGTCCCGCTGCCTCAGCCGAGCCCGGCAGAAATGGAGAACGCTAGGGCGATAGCCCGCCGAGCCATGATTGCCGATGGTGTCCCGCCGGATCAGGTCGAGGCAAAGCTAGACGACCTCGTGGCCGGCGCTCAGCGGTGGATCGACGAGGGAGGAATTCCTCCTTACATCGCGCCAGAGCCAAAGCCCCCGCCACCGCCGGGATTCGGCGAAGGCTTCGCTGACCGCTGGTTTGCCACCGAACAGGGCATTCATAACCTTCTTGGGGTAGGAGGACCGGGAGCACCCGGCGTATTCCAGTCGTGGCAGCAGATGCTCAGCGGCACCGTCGAGACGGCCCTAAACCCGGCGGGGGCAGCGATCGGGGAAGCGCAAAATGCGTTGAACTCGCCGAGTCCGGCCTACTTTTTGGGGGGTAAAGCTGCCGACGGCGCCATCGCCTTGCCCGGGCTGCTCTTCGGTGGGGAAGGGGCAGCGGTTAGAGCAGGTCTTCCCGCAGAAACTGTCACCGCGGGCGGTGCGCCTTTGGCCGTTGTGCGCGGCTGGCACCCCACTGGCGGCATGCCGTGGGAGGACTTCGCATCTCAGTTCGGGACTCCAGAATTGCGCAGCTACCCTTTGAATGATGGTTTTCCATCAGGCTATGTTCCGCAGCCCGCGCACCTTCCCGAGGGCACCATCATCGACCGGTTCGGATCCCCGCACGGCCGCTACCTTGCGCCCGATGGCACCCCTTTCGCGGATCGCGCTCTGGCGCCAGAATCGGTTGGCGGGGACTACAACCGATACATGGTGACCGGAAAGCCACTTCCGCCGGGCTGGCAAGTCGTCGAAGGACCAGTGCAACCGTATTACGGCCAGACGCCGTCGACCGGCTCCCGTCAATACATGGTCTTGGGGCCGGACGGCGTGAAACCTAGCGTTTGGGAGCTAGTTAGGTTGGGCATATTGGACGAATATGGGCCGCCCCTTGGAAGATAA
- a CDS encoding Imm63 family immunity protein has product MPIGLLTKDGLNIYIADDGSYHFTFYERGTLGFDRVGSLDDLLYWYTQDVITNQAVKRVGDREQRFAYEYQALSDFNVEWAKRNVRETAALFCRYGQPEDISLLPDIGEPL; this is encoded by the coding sequence ATCCCTATCGGCCTCCTAACAAAGGATGGCCTCAATATCTATATTGCCGATGACGGCTCGTATCACTTCACGTTCTACGAGCGAGGAACGTTGGGTTTCGACCGGGTAGGCAGCCTCGACGATCTTCTCTACTGGTACACCCAAGACGTGATCACAAACCAAGCGGTCAAACGGGTAGGAGACCGAGAACAACGCTTTGCGTATGAGTACCAGGCGCTGAGTGATTTCAATGTTGAATGGGCTAAGAGAAATGTTCGGGAGACTGCGGCATTATTCTGCCGATACGGTCAGCCGGAGGACATATCATTGCTCCCCGACATTGGCGAACCGCTGTGA
- a CDS encoding LLM class F420-dependent oxidoreductase, which produces MKFGIATFVNDDTIDTISLARAIEERGFASLVIAEHTHIPASRESAYPQGGELPSIYYRTLDPFVTLAAAAAVTSSIELFTGIALLIQRDPIITAKEAASIDLISGGRFVFGVGAGWNIEELRDHGTDPKTRGALLDERIEAIKALWTAEPAEYHGKYVNFDASYARPKPVQKPHPPIFIGGNSDATVKRVIRHDAGWISNALPVELLTKRIDQLREGSGRDVPLAMFGTPIDPDYWSATEGLGFERLALLLPTQPLDESLRLLDDYAAKVGSYRG; this is translated from the coding sequence ATGAAGTTCGGGATCGCAACGTTCGTTAACGATGACACTATCGACACGATTTCGCTGGCACGCGCGATCGAAGAGCGGGGTTTCGCGTCGCTGGTCATTGCAGAACACACACACATTCCGGCGAGCCGGGAGTCCGCCTACCCGCAGGGCGGCGAGCTGCCGTCAATTTATTACCGGACCCTCGATCCGTTTGTGACGCTGGCCGCGGCGGCAGCGGTGACCTCGTCCATCGAGCTGTTCACCGGGATCGCCCTGCTGATACAACGTGATCCGATCATCACGGCCAAGGAAGCCGCCAGTATCGATCTGATCTCCGGCGGCCGCTTCGTGTTTGGCGTGGGCGCCGGCTGGAACATCGAGGAGCTGCGCGATCACGGCACCGACCCGAAGACGCGCGGCGCTCTGCTCGATGAGCGCATCGAAGCCATCAAGGCGCTGTGGACGGCCGAACCCGCTGAGTACCACGGCAAGTACGTCAACTTCGATGCTTCTTACGCGCGGCCCAAGCCGGTTCAGAAACCGCACCCGCCGATCTTCATCGGCGGCAATTCTGACGCCACGGTCAAGCGGGTGATCCGCCACGACGCCGGTTGGATATCCAACGCGCTCCCTGTGGAGCTTCTGACTAAACGCATTGATCAGCTGCGTGAGGGCAGCGGGCGCGACGTTCCACTCGCAATGTTCGGCACGCCGATCGACCCCGACTATTGGAGCGCCACCGAGGGTTTGGGTTTCGAGCGGCTCGCGCTGCTCTTGCCCACCCAGCCGCTCGACGAATCGCTTCGATTGCTCGATGACTACGCCGCGAAGGTGGGCAGCTACCGCGGTTAA
- a CDS encoding NAD-binding protein, whose product MGEVFQFHREIIVSGDDPLSRTIAEELRGAGARIIKINTAADLLGAGVHRARAVVCAGPNDAVNLEIALLAREYSQNVRVVARLANDVLREAVTVVNGPGAILDVAELAAPSLVEAVLSRNAHQFDTAGIEFVVWGSEAPYEATLREIHADLAPVAVVHGKNSPTPGEVVPCPGRDLQVYAGDWTSMIGVKDELQARGITVPPATATRSRHSRVRRFIDAVRAMRDDVNPMLFPSLAFAVLVTLGSTAVVRFSYQHPKMSWIDALYFASETLTTVGFGDFSFAQQSPVLRMFAVGVMFGGVIVTALPVAFLADLLLSRRFVQTAGLRRARHMRDHIVVIGLGSIGVRVVSDLTAAGYDVLVIEPDENNRFLSTVAELDVPVIFGDSAMRQTLESARVDRARGVAVVTKDDMENIETGIVLLEILGSDTKVPIVMRVQGRALGTAVNRRFGFENVRSIVDLAAPWFIGAAMGLQVLGTFWVGQRSFMVGGMLVAAGSELDGLRMVELSTQTRVIAITRPEGPIRLRPRRDARLKAGDTVYLIGPYRELIATLRKGQPPPLTAINGERAATLAAARSVGAARSAHRPDVRPPRWAPDQQA is encoded by the coding sequence ATGGGTGAGGTCTTTCAATTCCATCGCGAAATCATCGTCAGCGGCGACGATCCGCTGTCGAGGACGATCGCCGAGGAACTACGGGGCGCGGGCGCACGGATAATCAAGATCAACACTGCCGCCGATCTCCTGGGCGCCGGGGTACATCGCGCGCGCGCCGTCGTCTGCGCTGGGCCCAATGACGCCGTGAATCTCGAAATTGCTTTACTGGCAAGGGAATATAGCCAGAACGTCCGGGTGGTGGCGCGCCTGGCCAACGACGTGTTACGCGAGGCGGTGACCGTCGTCAATGGCCCCGGTGCGATCCTGGACGTCGCCGAGCTCGCGGCGCCATCCCTCGTCGAGGCAGTGCTGTCGCGCAACGCGCATCAGTTCGACACGGCCGGTATCGAATTCGTCGTCTGGGGATCCGAGGCGCCGTACGAGGCAACGCTGCGCGAGATCCACGCCGACCTGGCCCCGGTGGCAGTGGTCCACGGCAAGAACTCACCTACGCCGGGCGAGGTGGTCCCATGTCCGGGACGGGATCTGCAGGTCTACGCCGGCGACTGGACCTCGATGATCGGCGTCAAAGATGAATTGCAAGCCCGCGGGATCACGGTGCCTCCCGCGACTGCGACGCGCTCTCGCCACTCCAGGGTCCGGCGTTTCATCGATGCCGTTCGTGCCATGCGCGACGACGTGAATCCGATGCTTTTCCCCTCGTTGGCATTCGCGGTGCTTGTAACGCTCGGCTCAACTGCCGTGGTGCGGTTCAGCTACCAACACCCGAAGATGTCGTGGATCGACGCCCTGTACTTCGCTTCAGAGACCCTGACGACGGTCGGCTTCGGCGATTTCAGCTTCGCCCAGCAATCCCCGGTGCTGCGAATGTTCGCCGTCGGAGTGATGTTCGGCGGCGTGATCGTGACCGCCCTCCCCGTCGCATTCCTCGCGGACTTGCTGCTGTCGCGCCGCTTTGTCCAAACTGCCGGGCTCCGTCGGGCACGCCATATGCGCGATCACATCGTCGTGATCGGACTGGGGTCGATTGGCGTGCGCGTCGTCAGTGATCTGACCGCTGCCGGATACGACGTCCTCGTCATCGAGCCGGACGAGAACAACCGCTTCCTGTCGACCGTGGCCGAACTCGATGTGCCGGTGATCTTTGGGGATTCGGCGATGCGCCAGACGCTGGAATCGGCGCGTGTCGATCGCGCCCGCGGAGTGGCGGTGGTGACAAAGGACGACATGGAGAACATCGAGACCGGGATCGTCCTGCTGGAGATCTTGGGATCAGATACCAAGGTGCCGATCGTGATGCGCGTTCAAGGCCGGGCGCTGGGCACTGCGGTGAATCGGCGGTTCGGTTTCGAGAACGTGCGCTCGATCGTCGACCTGGCGGCCCCTTGGTTCATCGGCGCGGCGATGGGCCTGCAGGTGCTCGGTACATTCTGGGTCGGGCAACGCTCCTTTATGGTCGGCGGAATGCTCGTGGCGGCGGGCAGCGAGCTGGACGGACTGCGAATGGTGGAACTGTCGACGCAAACTCGGGTCATCGCGATCACTCGGCCGGAGGGACCAATCAGGTTGCGCCCCCGCCGCGACGCCCGGCTGAAAGCCGGCGACACCGTCTACCTCATCGGCCCTTACCGGGAGTTGATCGCGACGCTGCGGAAAGGCCAGCCTCCGCCGCTAACCGCGATCAACGGTGAGCGCGCTGCAACACTGGCCGCGGCGCGTTCGGTGGGTGCGGCGCGTTCGGCACACAGGCCGGACGTACGCCCGCCAAGATGGGCACCCGACCAGCAGGCTTGA